A single window of Paenibacillus sp. FSL H8-0537 DNA harbors:
- a CDS encoding DUF2339 domain-containing protein: MNVWIRKQWTLLLGVLFVLSAFVTLFKYTVEQGWVTNAMKIGLGLLSGAGFAAAGFSLIKREKWPLVGELLIGLGACLLYTTAAFAGVYYEMWDSMTVLLGMTAVTAALTVYAYRFESRLLINIALTGGLLSPLLMRPETDQAFTLFLYMLVLNSAFFWLSTVKSWNELRLTSFIGSWIMYIVYFFTFDPVVEGVWNLPLRYALAAFLFYQIGFLLASRANKQSFDGMNMFAGLSNGVIFGFWSLLLIHGEVHYAYPLAFIGFVLLLASWFIHYHMKRMEPASATYGSAGVLLMLLALNQVGSGLAVKPIFNVFLWSAVAALLVLAGKRFRWQALNLASLIIWFTTVCYWYVITWFTPRGEWFGVFIPFLNWGAMAWLALAALGFYYSAREKFASLGDAGNRVMGNMYALCSHLIIGGLLTVQMIRLFQEHLYDLPSFYMQLSLSASWGVYALLLVLWGVNRGQSVFRWFGFSVLGLTAIKAIFFDLNGQESLYKVLVLLLLGGISFLIAWINGKWNKVRELGDQSWEQHGADTDNKKDNV; this comes from the coding sequence ATGAATGTATGGATTCGCAAACAATGGACTTTGCTGCTCGGCGTGTTATTTGTCCTATCAGCGTTCGTCACTTTGTTCAAATATACGGTGGAGCAGGGCTGGGTAACGAATGCGATGAAAATCGGGCTGGGACTGCTGAGCGGTGCAGGCTTTGCCGCAGCAGGATTTTCGTTGATTAAGCGGGAAAAATGGCCGCTCGTCGGCGAGCTGTTAATCGGACTAGGTGCCTGCCTGCTTTATACGACGGCCGCTTTTGCCGGTGTCTATTATGAAATGTGGGACTCGATGACAGTGCTGCTGGGCATGACAGCCGTTACTGCGGCGCTTACGGTTTATGCTTACCGCTTTGAATCGCGTCTGCTAATCAATATTGCTTTAACGGGCGGCCTGCTGTCGCCACTGCTCATGCGTCCGGAAACGGATCAAGCATTTACTTTATTTCTGTATATGCTCGTGCTCAATTCCGCTTTTTTCTGGCTCAGCACGGTGAAGAGCTGGAATGAGCTCAGACTGACCTCTTTTATAGGAAGCTGGATCATGTATATCGTTTACTTTTTCACCTTCGATCCCGTAGTGGAAGGGGTATGGAATTTGCCGCTGCGCTACGCGCTCGCCGCATTTTTGTTTTATCAGATCGGCTTTCTGCTTGCTTCGCGGGCAAACAAGCAAAGCTTTGACGGGATGAATATGTTTGCGGGACTGTCCAATGGCGTTATTTTTGGCTTCTGGTCGCTGCTGCTCATTCATGGTGAAGTGCATTATGCATATCCGCTGGCGTTTATCGGCTTTGTGCTGCTGCTTGCCAGCTGGTTTATTCACTATCATATGAAGCGCATGGAGCCAGCCTCGGCTACGTATGGTTCTGCTGGTGTGCTGCTGATGCTGCTTGCGCTTAATCAGGTTGGCAGCGGTCTTGCTGTTAAACCGATCTTTAATGTGTTCCTATGGTCGGCTGTGGCCGCGTTGCTTGTATTAGCGGGCAAAAGGTTCCGCTGGCAAGCTTTGAATCTGGCATCGCTCATTATATGGTTTACGACGGTATGCTATTGGTACGTCATCACATGGTTTACACCGCGCGGCGAATGGTTCGGCGTCTTCATTCCGTTTCTGAACTGGGGCGCGATGGCATGGCTGGCGCTTGCGGCATTGGGCTTCTATTATTCGGCACGGGAGAAATTTGCGTCACTTGGCGATGCAGGCAATCGCGTAATGGGGAACATGTATGCGTTGTGCTCGCATTTAATAATCGGCGGTTTGCTGACTGTTCAAATGATTCGGTTGTTTCAGGAGCATCTTTACGATCTTCCAAGCTTCTATATGCAGCTCAGCCTGTCGGCTTCCTGGGGCGTATATGCGCTGCTGCTCGTATTGTGGGGCGTCAATCGCGGTCAATCGGTGTTCCGCTGGTTTGGCTTCTCGGTTTTGGGGCTGACAGCCATTAAAGCCATTTTCTTCGACCTGAACGGCCAGGAAAGCTTGTACAAGGTGCTTGTGCTGCTATTGCTGGGGGGAATCTCCTTCCTCATCGCTTGGATCAATGGCAAATGGAATAAAGTAAGAGAGCTTGGCGACCAGTCTTGGGAGCAGCATGGTGCAGACACTGATAACAAGAAAGATAATGTGTGA
- a CDS encoding nitroreductase family protein has protein sequence MSQSFLESVQARRTYYGISKESVVSDEKIVELVNEAVKHSPSSFNSQSARAVVLLGENHDKLWSIVLEALRAIVPADQFASTEGRIASFNNGYGTILFFEDHNVVAGLQQQFPSYADNFPLWSHQSSGMLQFVVWNLLEEVGFGASLQHYNPLIDEKVKSTFGLPESWGLIAQMPFGKPTAEPGEKTFQPLEDRVKVFK, from the coding sequence ATGTCACAAAGCTTTTTGGAATCAGTGCAAGCAAGACGTACTTACTACGGAATTAGCAAAGAATCCGTTGTTTCTGATGAGAAAATCGTAGAATTGGTTAACGAAGCCGTTAAACATTCCCCTTCATCCTTTAACTCTCAAAGTGCTAGAGCAGTCGTTCTGCTCGGCGAAAATCATGATAAATTGTGGAGCATTGTGCTGGAGGCTCTTCGCGCAATCGTTCCTGCTGATCAATTCGCTTCGACAGAAGGCAGAATTGCTTCCTTCAATAATGGCTACGGCACGATTTTGTTCTTCGAGGATCACAATGTTGTTGCAGGCTTGCAGCAGCAATTCCCTTCGTATGCTGACAACTTCCCGCTTTGGTCGCACCAATCTTCGGGCATGCTGCAATTTGTAGTATGGAATCTGTTGGAAGAAGTAGGCTTCGGCGCTTCCCTGCAGCATTACAACCCGCTGATCGACGAAAAGGTGAAATCGACATTTGGCCTGCCAGAATCATGGGGCCTGATTGCGCAAATGCCTTTCGGCAAGCCGACAGCAGAGCCAGGCGAGAAAACATTCCAGCCGCTTGAAGATCGCGTTAAAGTATTCAAATAA
- a CDS encoding lytic transglycosylase domain-containing protein, with the protein MSIDPRIMKQMIKTQLAPNLDFKTVANPLGTNKDKSVTSLFDMLLSQYMHEASNGSSKDTDVSAQASEALAQLASLNNAYQAEGETFAAGSTDYDAMIAQAAAQYGVDPALIRGVIRTESGFQPDVVSGAGAKGLMQLMDGTARGLGVTDSLNPQQNIDGGTRYLSFLLRKYNGNEQVALAAYNAGPGRIDRLGIKTDSELMANLDKLPEETQRYIVKVQAARY; encoded by the coding sequence ATGAGTATCGATCCGCGCATTATGAAGCAAATGATCAAGACACAGCTTGCTCCTAATCTTGACTTTAAGACAGTAGCGAATCCGCTAGGCACGAATAAGGACAAAAGTGTAACTTCATTGTTCGACATGCTGCTGTCCCAATATATGCATGAAGCTTCGAATGGCTCAAGTAAAGACACGGATGTATCCGCTCAAGCGTCCGAGGCGCTGGCGCAGCTTGCCAGCTTGAATAACGCTTATCAGGCGGAGGGCGAGACGTTTGCAGCTGGCTCGACTGACTATGATGCAATGATTGCCCAGGCAGCAGCCCAATATGGCGTAGATCCCGCTTTGATCCGCGGCGTCATTCGCACGGAGTCCGGTTTCCAGCCAGATGTCGTATCCGGTGCAGGCGCCAAAGGGCTCATGCAGCTAATGGACGGCACGGCACGCGGCCTTGGCGTAACAGATTCCTTAAATCCGCAGCAAAATATCGATGGCGGGACCCGTTATTTATCCTTTCTACTTCGCAAATACAATGGCAATGAGCAAGTAGCTCTAGCCGCGTACAATGCCGGCCCAGGTCGTATCGACCGTCTCGGTATTAAGACAGACAGCGAATTGATGGCGAATTTGGACAAGCTTCCTGAGGAAACGCAGCGCTATATTGTGAAAGTACAAGCAGCACGTTACTAA